A genomic stretch from Coffea arabica cultivar ET-39 chromosome 10c, Coffea Arabica ET-39 HiFi, whole genome shotgun sequence includes:
- the LOC113715033 gene encoding purine permease 3-like: MEPQAARHSNPAMEKFLLTVNCFLLAFGTTGGPLIMRLYFIHGGERVWLSAWLETGGWPIIIIPLMIAYFHRRKKQESNAKLIYITPKKFISFVVIGVLTGVDDFLYAHGVAKLPVSTYSLLIATQLAFTAFFAFILVRQKFTPYSINAVAMLTLGAGVLAMHTSSDRPEGVTKREYYVGFFMTLGASALYGFVLPLIELTYMKAKNATITYTLVLEIQLVMCFFVTAFCTAGMLVNKDFQAISREAKTYELGEVTFYVVLVWTAISWQCFFLGAIGVIFSASSLLSGIIIAVMLPLTEILAVIFYHESFKVEKALALVLSLWGFVSYFYGEIKHNKKKSSAKDQTDIAEFVAP; the protein is encoded by the exons ATGGAGCCCCAGGCAGCAAGACACAGCAATCCAGCCATGGAAAAGTTCCTTCTAACCGTAAACTGTTTTTTACTGGCCTTTGGAACCACCGGTGGTCCTTTAATCATGCGCCTCTATTTCATCCATGGAGGTGAAAGAGTATGGCTGTCGGCCTGGCTGGAAACCGGAGGTTGGCCTATTATAATCATCCCTCTCATGATTGCGTACTTTCATCGCCGGAAAAAACAAGAGTCCAATGCAAAATTGATCTACATTAcgcctaaaaaattcatttccttCGTCGTGATTGGAGTGCTAACTGGAGTTGATGATTTCTTGTACGCCCATGGTGTTGCAAAACTGCCTGTCTCAACTTATTCTCTTCTCATTGCCACCCAGCTTGCTTTCACTgcattttttgcttttattcTCGTTAGGCAGAAATTCACGCCTTATTCGATCAATGCGGTTGCTATGTTGACGCTTGGAGCAGGGGTATTGGCAATGCATACTAGTAGTGATCGGCCAGAGGGCGTAACAAAGAGGGAGTATTATGTGGGATTTTTTATGACTCTTGGGGCCTCGGCTTTGTATGGATTCGTTTTGCCTTTGATAGAGCTGACTTATATGAAGGCAAAGAATGCTACTATTACTTACACGCTTGTTCTGGAGATTCAGTTGGTCATGTGTTTCTTTGTTACTGCTTTCTGCACTGCTGGGATGCTCGTAAATAAAGATTTCCAG GCGATTTCAAGGGAGGCAAAGACTTACGAACTGGGAGAAGTAACATTCTACGTGGTGCTAGTTTGGACTGCCATAAGTTGGCAATGCTTTTTCTTAGGAGCTATTGGAGTCATCTTCTCTGCATCATCTTTGCTATCCGGAATTATAATTGCAGTTATGCTTCCTCTGACAGAAATCTTGGCTGTTATTTTCTACCACGAAAGTTTTAAGGTAGAAAAGGCTTTAGCTCTTGTCCTCTCTCTTTGGGGCTTTGTTTCCTATTTCTATGGTGAGATCAAACACAACAAGAAGAAGAGCTCAGCTAAAGATCAAACAGATATTGCTGAATTTGTTGCTCCATAA
- the LOC113715192 gene encoding purine permease 3 has product MDAQVNNALSKALLVVNCLILAIGNCGGPIIMRLYFVKGGKRIWLSSWLQTVGFPIIAIPLLISYFHRRKTEGPNTKLVLMKYPLFIAAAAIGLLTGIDDYLYAYGMARLPVSTSAIIIASQLAFTAVFAFLLVKQKFTAYSVNAVVLLTVGAGVLAMHASSDRPKGESTKMYVLGFLMTVAAAVLYGFMLPVVELMYLKAKQAITYTLVLEIQLVMCLFATVFCTVGMIANKDFQAMAREARAYALGEAEYYLVVTWSAIIWQFFFLGAIGVIFCASSLLSAILIAVLLPVTEVIAVIVFQEKFQAEKGVALFLSLWGFVSYFYGEIKNKKSKEEIEGQKNDSQSTEMTPIQ; this is encoded by the exons ATGGACGCTCAAGTCAACAACGCTCTGAGCAAAGCTCTCCTAGTTGTCAACTGTTTGATTCTCGCCATAGGCAACTGCGGTGGCCCGATAATCATGCGTCTCTACTTCGTCAAAGGAGGCAAAAGAATCTGGCTTTCAAGCTGGTTACAAACCGTAGGATTTCCTATTATTGCCATCCCACTACTCATCTCCTATTTCCACCGCCGCAAAACTGAAGGGCCAAACACCAAGCTAGTATTGATGAAATATCCTCTATTCATTGCCGCCGCCGCCATCGGCCTCCTGACCGGCATAGACGACTACTTGTACGCCTACGGAATGGCTCGGCTCCCCGTTTCGACCTCTGCCATCATCATTGCTTCACAGCTTGCTTTCACTGCTGTCTTTGCTTTCCTTCTTGTCAAGCAGAAGTTTACTGCATATTCAGTAAACGCCGTCGTTTTGCTGACCGTGGGAGCCGGGGTTCTGGCTATGCACGCCAGCAGTGACCGGCCCAAGGGTGAGTCCACCAAGATGTATGTTTTGGGGTTCCTCATGACGGTTGCAGCCGCGGTTTTGTACGGCTTCATGTTGCCAGTGGTGGAGCTGATGTATCTCAAGGCAAAGCAGGCGATTACTTACACTTTGGTGCTGGAAATTCAGCTGGTCATGTGTCTTTTTGCCACTGTTTTCTGCACCGTTGGAATGATCGCAAATAAGGATTTTCAG GCAATGGCAAGGGAGGCAAGGGCATATGCACTAGGAGAAGCTGAATACTACCTTGTCGTAACTTGGAGTGCCATAATTTGGCAGTTCTTCTTCTTGGGCGCAATTGGAGTCATCTTCTGTGCTTCATCTTTGCTCTCCGCCATTCTGATAGCCGTTTTGCTCCCAGTCACCGAAGTTATAGCAGTTATTGTCTTTCAAGAGAAATTTCAAGCAGAAAAGGGAGTTGctcttttcctctctctttgGGGATTTGTTTCATACTTTTATGGcgaaattaagaataaaaagtCCAAGGAGGAGATAGAGGGTCAGAAAAATGATTCTCAATCGACAGAGATGACTCCAATTCAGTGA